DNA from Candidatus Baltobacteraceae bacterium:
AGCCGTAAGCTCCACGCCAAACTCGTCTTCAATCGCGGCGATGAGCTCCATGTGGCTTAAGGAGTCCCACGTGCCGGTCTCTTCCATATCGAGACCGTCGGTAATGTCGCTGCGCTCGATCCGCAAGACGCCGGCGACGATCCCGGATAATCGATCCGCGGGCGCGATGCCATCACTCATCGTTCACCGTCGATACCGTGTCACCCAAGCGCTTACCTTCACGGCGTAACCACCGTTTCGCGCCGGATTTCCGCGCCGAGTTGATCGGGCGGTTCTTCGATCAGACGAGTAAGAACGCTCGCATAGCTTCCACCGTACGGCGAAAGGAATCCCAGCTCGACGCCTGATTCGGCAAACGACGCATGGTCGTAGAGTTCGCGACCGCCCGAAGGATTGACGTACCGGTTTCCGCCTGCGGCTTTGACGGCGGCGATGACGCGATCTTGACCGCGCAGGTCGTTGGGAAGGCTCATACGACTCGATCGCAGCATCGGGCGCTCGATGCCCAAAATCGCGACGACGTCGCGGATAAGATCCACGAGGTACTCCGTAACGTCGCCCGACTCGCCCACGCCCAGGAGTCGCGCAAGCAGGGGATGCTGCTGTTTGCGGGCGCTCTCCAACGTAGGGAAGCGGCAAACCTGGGCTTCCAAACGCGCCGGCGCGTCCGGCGTAAACCGAAGATCGGCGATCGCGACTTCGCGCTCGGCCTTTTGGAGCGGCAGCGTTAGCCATGCCGGTTCTCCGGTGCTGGTCGCAAAACGGTTGCGATGAACCCAGCCTCGACGCGGAAACTGCACGCAATCGAACAGAACGACCGCGTCTGCGGCGGTGAAGAGGCGAAAGTAACCGGCATATGGGACGAAGTACGGCTGAATGACCGCGACGCTGGTCACAACATCGCTGCGCGGAGGCCGCCGCGGGCTTCGTC
Protein-coding regions in this window:
- a CDS encoding WbqC family protein, which encodes MTSVAVIQPYFVPYAGYFRLFTAADAVVLFDCVQFPRRGWVHRNRFATSTGEPAWLTLPLQKAEREVAIADLRFTPDAPARLEAQVCRFPTLESARKQQHPLLARLLGVGESGDVTEYLVDLIRDVVAILGIERPMLRSSRMSLPNDLRGQDRVIAAVKAAGGNRYVNPSGGRELYDHASFAESGVELGFLSPYGGSYASVLTRLIEEPPDQLGAEIRRETVVTP
- a CDS encoding acyl carrier protein, which encodes MSDGIAPADRLSGIVAGVLRIERSDITDGLDMEETGTWDSLSHMELIAAIEDEFGVELTADEIVAMRSVGTIKSVLRDKSIAL